The nucleotide window GGGTATCAGGCGACGTACGTTCATGACAGTCATTTTCAACAATTATGGAAACGATTGTCAACAAGACAGATGAGATGCTCACCACGCAGGGGACAGATCGCCCGGCGCCCCCACCGATTTGATCCAAGGGGTGCGCCCGCCGGTAATCTGAGTCATTCGCCCGCCCGTCTCCCGACCACCGCCCCCCACCGAGGCGCTCAGCGCCGCCCCTGTCCAATTATTTCGCCGTCGCAATGAAGAGAGCACCGTGGCCGCCGACAAGATCGACACCATCGTCAGCCTGAGCAAGCGCCGTGGCTTCGTCTACCCCTGCAGTGAGATCTACGGTGGCTCGAAGGCCGCCTGGGACTACGGGCCGCTGGGTGTCGAACTCAAGGAGAACATCAAGCGTCAGTGGTGGCGCTCCATGGTCACCGCGCGCGAGGACATCGTCGGTCTCGACTCGTCGGTGATCCTGGCCTCCGAGGTCTGGGAGGCGTCCGGTCACCTGGCGACCTTCTCCGACCCGCTGACCGAGTGCACCTCCTGTCACAAGCGTTACCGCGCGGACCACCTGGAGGAGGGCTACGAGGCCAAGCACGGCCGCCCGCCCGCCGACGGTCTCGCCGACATCAACTGCCCGAACTGCGGCAACAAGGGCCAGTTCACCGAGCCCAAGCAGTTCTCCGGCATGCTGCAGACGCACCTCGGCCCGACCCAGGACGCCGGTTCGGCCGCGTACCTCCGTCCTGAGACCGCCCAGGGCATCTTCACCAACTTCGCCCAGGTGCTGCAGACTTCGCGCAAGAAGCCGCCGTTCGGCATCGCGCAGATCGGCAAGTCCTTCCGGAACGAGATCACTCCGGGCAACTTCATCTTCCGCACGCGTGAGTTCGAGCAGATGGAGATGGAGTTCTTCGTCAAGCCGGGCGAGGACGAGGAGTGGCAGCAGTACTGGATGGACCAGCGCTGGGCCTGGTACACGGGTCTCGGCCTGCGCGAGGAGAACATGCGCTGGTTCGACCACCCCAAGGACAAGCTGTCGCACTACTCGAAGCGCACCGCCGACATCGAGTACCGCTTCAACTTCGGCGGCAACGAGTACTCCGAGCTCGAAGGTGTGGCCAACCGCACCGACTTCGACCTCAAGGCGCACTCCAAGGCCTCGGGCCAGGACCTGATGTTCTTCGACCAGGAGGCCGGCGAGCGCTGGACTCCGTACGTCATCGAGCCGGCGGCCGGTGTCAACCGCGCCATGCTGGCCTTCATGCTCGACGCGTACATCGAGGACGAGGCCCCCAACGCCAAGGGCGTCATGGAGAAGCGCACCGTGATGCGCCTCGACCCGCGCCTGGCGCCGGTCAAGGTCGCGGTGCTGCCGCTGTCCCGCAACCCGCAGCTGTCGCCGAAGGCCAAGGGCCTCGCGGCCGACCTGCGCCAGAACTGGAACATCGAGTTCGACGACGCGGGCGCCATCGGCCGCCGTTACCGCCGTCAGGACGAGATCGGCACGCCGTTCTGCGTCACCGTCGACTTCGACACCCTCGACGACGACGCGGTGACCGTGCGCGAGCGCGACACCATGAAGCAGGAGCGCGTCTCCCTGGACCAGATCCAGGCGTACCTGGGTGCGCGGCTGCTCGGCTGCTGACCTTCCGTACGGCGCTTCGTACGGCATTTCGCACGTATGGGCGGGCGAAGCCCCTGGTTCCTTGGACGGGACCGGGGGCTTCGCTGCACACTGGGCGCACCCGTCCACAGGAGGCCACGATGCCGTCCATGACCACCAGCAAGGTCAGCAGATGGGACGGCCACGGCCGTGAACACATAGTCCACGTCAGCAAGTCGGGGATGCAGCGTCAGTTGAGCTGCGAGACCTGCGGCTGGCGCAAGGGCGCGCAGTTCCTGCCGTGGCTCAAGGCCCAGGAACACCTGGCCGAGGCCCACCAGGCGACCGTG belongs to Streptomyces finlayi and includes:
- a CDS encoding glycine--tRNA ligase; this translates as MAADKIDTIVSLSKRRGFVYPCSEIYGGSKAAWDYGPLGVELKENIKRQWWRSMVTAREDIVGLDSSVILASEVWEASGHLATFSDPLTECTSCHKRYRADHLEEGYEAKHGRPPADGLADINCPNCGNKGQFTEPKQFSGMLQTHLGPTQDAGSAAYLRPETAQGIFTNFAQVLQTSRKKPPFGIAQIGKSFRNEITPGNFIFRTREFEQMEMEFFVKPGEDEEWQQYWMDQRWAWYTGLGLREENMRWFDHPKDKLSHYSKRTADIEYRFNFGGNEYSELEGVANRTDFDLKAHSKASGQDLMFFDQEAGERWTPYVIEPAAGVNRAMLAFMLDAYIEDEAPNAKGVMEKRTVMRLDPRLAPVKVAVLPLSRNPQLSPKAKGLAADLRQNWNIEFDDAGAIGRRYRRQDEIGTPFCVTVDFDTLDDDAVTVRERDTMKQERVSLDQIQAYLGARLLGC